Proteins from a single region of Rhea pennata isolate bPtePen1 chromosome 4, bPtePen1.pri, whole genome shotgun sequence:
- the ZNF518B gene encoding zinc finger protein 518B translates to MQLKKMREILPKLYPGQLNDKNNSLSTSPKQSSEDKTNPSKGDNDQNCCYQGTEAENKLLLINCIKCRSVQKISMQDTEKHKKLGWTEDKSFVCKKCSHITPPALHFIPEGASAVDFEKCEKTSPSKNQKTFKVKNFLPGKYYCDKCRFSTKDPLQYKKHIGQHEEIKFICSHCSYVSYTKGEFQRHLVKHTGTFPYQCEYCEYGAVRHDYIVKHTRRVHETPTKRLTNTIVNRKQKKSCLPSQSTLFEKQKYDKVPFQNELSNPSSNTVCEIPDKVTKIVCLSHDIECSINTASIQDKTVLEPSEISVCENQSVEVEVYSPKTEPLQPGMPLTVIAPSELVVPSNCLAQIVEIKIVNGAQQLVLKLIPMEEATYKPVNCTEEEPENQGIERSAEGKKSSVFQNELLTMEVNVDKLSSVSNQLTSDSIYGRNSECFCSSNCQPSDYNSVSIQKEDASKLCFHLVKGIDVRSGVIELCSQSLVTSSTEKVSDPKSLRRETDGKNNLHYDLYCYEESLDISPPKYATTSEDKNSKNVFVKAAQGGKKSPSSAILKEKDALLLKSEDNECKSPLVNFSGTHLASKSFDNKSVKSSEAGRKFHVTKTPPLEDMNISLSKLRRVDTINQKNNLLLESLELEKMENKGNPFEGPVISSVFSLSSGAENVPEGIRWDDTTCSKKSATLLCRKIAQLMSAAESNMKSMPLRCQASGKKVFLPQENSASCERIVPDTELERSASSPQLHGGKSVITSEEHNEDQLLTVAKTSKSRVTKNSHIATPVFIPKGTVLRVLNATSSQNMKGIESRSEASAPSAYCNEMLLPRPVPVSISEKLGSNLPCLSNQSELHAPSRSISLRQRPKREASLKNNSKRSGVLYQKSSDVSKQSKLHSKSQQGPKNKGKQASFREHPKRKTRTQSETSSGSDMAYLLTARRLRLVPLRMNQLIKCPRRNQPVVVLNHPDVDSPEIINVMKTINKYKGHVLKVVLSERTSSCLGVKRYRKRLTLQNVETGNQAKKQSMLKMKLKKTHKNNYQVVEASPAETLQCMFKCWFCGRVYMDQEEWISHGQRHLIEATKGWDVLSLPTKKHQVRD, encoded by the coding sequence atgcagttgaaaaaaatgagggaaattTTACCAAAATTGTATCCTGGCCAActtaatgataaaaataattccttaaGTACATCCCCAAAGCAGTCCTCTGAGGATAAAACAAATCCATCAAAAGGAGATAATGACCAGAATTGCTGTTACCAAGGGACTGAGGCTGAGAATAAGCTGTTACTGATAAACTGTATAAAATGCAGAAGTGTTCAGAAAATTTCAATGCAAGATACAGAAAAGCATAAGAAACTTGGGTGGACTGAAGATAAAAGTTTCGTCTGCAAGAAATGCAGTCATATTACACCACCAGCCCTCCATTTTATTCCTGAGGGTGCCAGTGCTGTagactttgaaaaatgtgaaaaaacatcCCCAAGTAAAAACCAGAAaacttttaaagttaaaaactTCCTGCCAGGTAAATATTACTGTGACAAATGTAGATTTTCAACAAAGGATCCTTTGCAGTATAAAAAGCATATAGGTCaacatgaagaaattaaatttatttgttCCCACTGCAGTTATGTATCCTACACCAAAGGAGAATTCCAGAGACACTTGGTGAAACACACTGGAACTTTTCCGTATCAGTGTGAATACTGTGAATATGGTGCTGTTAGACATGATTATATAGTAAAACATACAAGAAGAGTACATGAAACACCCACAAAACGGCTAACAAACACTATCGTAAACCGTAAGCAAAAGAAGTCTTGCTTGCCAAGTCAAAGcactttatttgaaaagcagaaatatgataaagttccttttcaaaatgaacTTTCAAATCCATCTTCAAATACAGTTTGTGAGATTCCAGATAAAGTGACTAAAATAGTCTGTTTGTCTCATGATATAGAATGTAGTATAAACACAGCATCAATCCAGGATAAAACAGTATTGGAGCCATCTGAAATAAGCGTATGTGAGAATCAAAGTGTGGAAGTTGAGGTATATTCTCCAAAAACAGAACCTTTACAACCTGGGATGCCTTTAACAGTAATTGCACCGTCTGAACTTGTGGTTCCCTCTAACTGTTTAGCTCAAATAGTAGAGATTAAAATAGTGAATGGAGCACAACAGCTGGTTCTTAAATTAATTCCTATGGAAGAAGCAACTTACAAACCTGTGAACTGCACTGAAGAAGAACCTGAGAATCAAGGTATAGAACgatctgcagaaggaaaaaaatcttctgtatttcaaaatgagTTACTAACCATGGAAGTGAATGTAGACAAATTATCCAGTGTTAGTAATCAGCTTACATCAGATAGTATATATGGTAGgaattctgaatgtttttgttcttctaacTGTCAACCTTCAGACTATAACTCTGTATCTATACAGAAGGAAGATGCATCAAAATTATGCTTTCATTTGGTGAAAGGTATTGATGTTCGTTCAGGTGTTATAGAACTTTGTTCTCAGTCTCTCGTGACTTCTAGTACTGAAAAAGTAAGTGATCCTAAATCCTTAAGGAGggaaacagatggaaaaaataatttgcattatGATTTGTATTGTTATGAAGAAAGTCTGGATATATCCCCTCCCAAGTATGCCACTACTTCTGAAGATAAAAATTCCAAGAATGTTTTTGTAAAGGCTGCTCAGGGAGGCAAAAAATCCCCTTCTTCTGCAATCCTTAAAGAAAAGGATGCATTGCTTTTAAAGAGTGAAGACAATGAATGTAAGAGTCCACTAGTCAACTTTTCGGGTACTCATTTAGCTAGTAAGAGTTTTGATAACAAATCTGTTAAATCTTCTGAAGCAGGAAGAAAGTTTCATGTCACTAAAACTCCACCTTTGGAGGATATGAACATTAGCTTAAGCAAACTAAGGAGAGTTGATACCATAAATCAAAAGAACAATCTTCTCCTAGAATCATTAGAGttagagaaaatggaaaataaaggcaACCCTTTTGAGGGACCTGTCatttcatctgtattttctcttagCTCTGGTGCTGAAAATGTTCCAGAAGGCATTAGATGGGATGATACAACATGCAGTAAAAAGTCAGCAACACTGCTGTGTAGAAAGATTGCTCAGTTGATGTCTGCTGCTGAGTCTAACATGAAATCTATGCCTTTGAGATGTCAGGCCTCCGGTAAAAAGGTGTTTTTGCCTCAGGAGAATTCAGCAAGCTGTGAGAGAATTGTTCCTGACACTGAGTTGGAACGATCTGCATCTTCACCTCAGCTGCATGGTGGGAAAAGTGTGATCACTAGTGAAGAACACAATGAAGATCAACTCCTTACAGTGGCAAAAACATCTAAAAGCAGGGTGACTAAAAACTCCCATATTGCTACTCCAGTGTTTATTCCCAAAGGGACAGTGCTGAGAGTGCTGAATGCCACTAGCAGTCAAAACATGAAAGGAATAGAAAGCAGGAGTGAAGCATCAGCTCCTTCTGCATATTGCAATGAAATGCTTCTGCCTCGTCCAGTTCCTGTCAGCATTTCTGAGAAACTTGGCAGTAACTTGCCATGTTTATCTAATCAGAGTGAGCTGCATGCTCCGTCCCGGAGTATATCACTCAGACAAAGACCAAAGCGAGAGGCAAGCctgaaaaataatagtaaacGAAGTGGTGTATTATATCAAAAAAGCAGCGATGTGAGTAAGCAAAGCAAACTCCATTCAAAGAGTCAACAAGGACccaaaaataaaggaaaacaagcaagctTCAGGGAACATCctaagaggaaaacaagaactcAGTCAGAAACAAGTTCTGGTTCTGACATGGCCTATCTGTTGACAGCAAGACGTCTTAGGCTTGTCCCTTTGAGAATGAATCAGTTGATAAAATGCCCTCGTCGTAACCAGCCAGTTGTGGTATTAAACCATCCTGATGTTGACTCACCAGAGATAATTAATGTCATGAAGACTATCAACAAGTATAAAGGTCACGTGCTGAAAGTAGTTCTCTCAGAAAGGACAAGTAGTTGTCTTGGTGTGAAACGTTATCGAAAGCGTCTCACTCTTCAGAATGTTGAGACAGGAAACcaagcaaaaaagcagagtatgttaaaaatgaaactaaagaAGACACATAAAAACAACTATCAGGTGGTGGAAGCTTCACCAGCTGAAACGCTTCAGTGTATGTTTAAGTGCTGGTTTTGTGGAAGGGTATATATGGACCAGGAAGAATGGATAAGTCATGGACAGAGACACTTGATAGAGGCCACCAAGGGTTGGgatgttctttctcttccaacaaaaaaacatcaagTGAGAGATTAG